A DNA window from Solanum lycopersicum chromosome 3, SLM_r2.1 contains the following coding sequences:
- the LOC101248558 gene encoding protein SLOW WALKER 2, which translates to MSVMDSEAFKSELASVVSSLGFATSAVPSSGFDDSDFRKKGRIKSEKKPTSKDNNNSTNKDSQHGNENNNKKRINNDKFGKKPKPQQLKAELQVDNNLWNTTPGKYKNMPKLPLVKASALSVWYADAGELEDKVIGSDSTNKIAEFKNVNEWKSKVEKKKELGERLLAQYAQDYESSRGQSGDIKMLLTTLRSGTASDKISAFSVMIGDNPTANLRSLDALLGMVTAKVGKRHALAGLEALKELFVSSLLPDRKLKTLFQRPIDHIPDTKDGYSLLLFWYWEECLKQRYERYIAALEEASRDVLDILKDKALKTVYVLLKCKPEQERRLLAALVNKLGDPKNKVASNADYHLSKLLADHPNMKAVVIDEVDSFLFRPHLVLRAKYHAVNFLSQIRLSHRGDGPKVAKRLIDVYFALFKVLISEAGEGRTMNKKSEGHKEVSGTLKDKKEKDLSESHVEMDSRLLSALLTGVNRAFPFVSSDEADDVIQAHTPVLFQLVHSKNFNVGVQALMLLDKISAKNHIVSDRFYRALYAKLLLPTAMNSSKEELFIGLLLRAMKNDVNVKRIAAFSKRLLQVAIQQQPQYACGCLFLLSEVLKSKPTLWNMMLQSESVDDDLEHFVDITEEDDDQPNPPIQKDNASEVAQEAKHLENGNHSLPEEGNSSSESDDDSLQAEESPARGDLDEPKNARLMSGFNKLLPEGSNDKLLLPGGYDTRHREPSFCNADRVSWWELMVLASHAHPSVATMARTLLSGANIVYNGNPLNDLSLTAFLDKFMEKKPKQSTWHGASQIEPAKKLDMQDQLIGSEILSLAETDVPPEDLVFHKFYVNKMKSSKKPKKKKKKTLEDDAAEEFLDADGSDVEDEIDEDAADESENEEIDSMLESGVLPSEANGEYDYSDLDEVANEDDDELIGDVSDEDLDTLLAHDESDTNLGSDEDNDTEKANEDDEEEDDVHRRKNKRKKDKRTAGKSPFASLDDYEHLLKDESPKEASKSRKKRKNSNEHLLNEEIPAEDAKSRKKRKTSNEHLLNEETSKVNAEKPVKSRKKRKGSS; encoded by the exons ATGTCTGTAATGGATTCAGAAGCCTTCAAATCGGAGCTTGCATCTGTTGTTTCTTCCCTAGGCTTTGCTACTTCTGCTGTGCCTTCCTCTGGTTTCGACGACTCAGACTTCCGCAAGAAAGGTCGCATCAAATCTGAGAAAAAGCCAACTTCtaaggataataataatagtaccAATAAAGACTCTCAACATGGAAacgaaaacaacaacaaaaagagaaTCAACAATGATAAATTTGGCAAAAAACCGAAGCCGCAGCAGCTTAAGGCGGAGCTTCAAGTCGATAATAATTTATGGAATACAACTCCCGGCaagtacaaaaacatgccaaAGCTTCCGCTTGTGAAAGCGAGCGCATTGTCTGTGTGGTACGCTGATGCAGGAGAATTGGAGGACAAGGTTATTGGGAGTGACAGTACCAATAAAATTGCCGAGTTTAAGAATGTCAATGAATGGAAAAGCAAGGTGgaaaagaagaaggaattgGGCGAGAGGTTATTGGCCCAGTATGCGCAGGACTATGAGTCGTCTCGAGGACAAAGTGGCGATATAAAAATGTTACTTACCACGCTAAGGTCAGGGACTGCTTCTGACAAGATATCTGCTTTTTCTGTCATGATTGGGGATAATCCCACTGCCAATTTGAGATCGCTTGATGCTCTATTGG GGATGGTGACAGCTAAAGTTGGAAAACGCCATGCTTTGGCAGGTTTGGAAGCATTGAAAGAACTTTTTGTTTCTAG TTTGCTGCCTGATCGCAAATTGAAGACACTCTTTCAGCGGCCGATAGATCATATTCCGGATACAAAAGATGGTTACTCGCTTCTACTCTTTTGGTATTGGGAGGAATGTTTGAAGCAAAG GTATGAGCGGTATATCGCTGCTCTTGAGGAAGCATCAAGAGATGTCTTAGATATACTCAAAGACAAGGCATTAAAG ACAGTTTATGTTTTGCTAAAGTGCAAACCAGAACAAGAGCGTCGATTGCTTGCTGCCCTAGTAAACAAG CTAGGAGATCCTAAAAACAAGGTTGCATCTAATGCTGATTATCACCTATCAAAGCTTTTGGCTGACCATCCAAATATGAAG GCTGTTGTGATTGATGAAGTAGATAGTTTTCTTTTCCGGCCTCATCTGGTATTGCGAGCCAAGTATCATGCT GTTAACTTTTTAAGCCAAATTCGCCTAAGTCACAGGGGGGATGGCCCAAAGGTGGCAAAGCGTTTGATAGATGTATATTTTGCTCTATTTAAG GTATTAATATCTGAAGCAGGGGAAGGACGGACAATGAATAAGAAGAGCGAGGGACACAAGGAGGTTTCTGGCACTTTGAaagataagaaagaaaaagatctATCAGAATCTCATGTTGAAATGGATTCACGCTTACTATCCGCACTTCTTACG GGTGTGAATAGAGCATTCCCTTTCGTTTCAAGTGATGAAGCCGATGATGTAATTCAGGCCCATACACCGGTATTGTTTCAGCTG GTTCATTCAAAGAACTTTAATGTTGGAGTTCAAGCTCTCATGCTCCTAGATAAGATCTCAGCAAAAAATCACATTGTTAGTGATCGGTTTTATCGTGCCTTGTATGCAAAGCTTCTACTACCAACTGCAATGAATTCTTCCAAA GAGGAACTGTTTATTGGACTCCTACTTAGGGCTATGAAAAATGATGTAAATGTGAAGCGAATTGCTGCATTCTCGAAGCGTTTATTGCAG GTTGCAATTCAGCAGCAGCCTCAGTACGCATGTGGATGTCTGTTTCTCCTGTCTGAGGTCCTTAAATCGAAACCAACTCTCTG GAACATGATGCTCCAAAGTGAGTCTGTTGATGATGACCTTGAGCATTTTGTAGATATTACAGAAGAAGATGACGATCAACCCAATCCACCAATTCAAAAAGATAATGCAAGTGAAGTTGCTCAAGAAGCTAAGCACTTGGAAAATGGCAATCATTCTCTGCCGGAAGAAGGTAATTCTAGTTCGGAGTCTGATGATGATTCACTCCAAGCTGAGGAGTCTCCTGCTAGAGGTGATTTAGATGAACCAAAGAATGCTAGATTGATGTCCGGATTCAACAAACTTCTACCTGAAGGTTCGAATGATAAGCTCTTATTGCCTGGAGGATATGATACACGACACAGAGAACCTTCATTTTG CAATGCAGATCGTGTAAGCTGGTGGGAGCTGATGGTACTGGCATCGCATGCGCATCCATCAGTTGCAACCATGGCTAGAACCCTTCTTTCAGGAGCTAACATTGTGTACAATGGTAATCCCCTAAATGATCTTTCGCTGACTGCCTTCCTCGACAAATTCATGGAAAAGAAACCGAAACAAAGCACTTGGCATGGTGCTTCTCAGATTGAACCTGCTAAGAAG CTTGACATGCAAGATCAGCTGATTGGGTCAGAAATACTCTCCTTAGCTGAAACAGATGTACCACCTGAGGATCTTGTCTTCCATAAATTCTACGTGAATAAGATGAAGTCCTCGAagaaaccaaagaagaagaagaagaagacattaGAAGATGATGCCGCTGAGGAATTTTTGGATGCAGATGGGAGTGATGTTGAAGATGAGATTGATGAAGATGCTGCGGATGAGAGTGAAAATGAGGAAATTGACAGCATGCTAGAATCCGGTGTGCTTCCCTCAGAAGCTAATGGTGAATATGATTACAGTGATTTGGACGAAGTTGCTAATGAAGACGATGATGAATTGATTGGTGATGTCAGTGATGAGGATCTGGATACCCTTTTGGCACATGATGAATCTGACACTAATCTTGGCAGTGATGAAGACAATGATACAGAAAAGGCAAATGAAGATGACGAAGAGGAGGATGATGTACATcgaaggaaaaataaaagaaagaaagacaagCGTACTGCCGGAAAATCCCCATTTGCTAGCCTTGACGACTATGAACATTTGCTCAAGGACGAGAGTCCAAAAGAGGCCTCTAAatcaagaaagaagagaaagaacTCAAATGAGCATTTGCTCAACGAGGAGATCCCGGCAGAGGATGCTAAATCAAGAAAGAAGAGGAAGACCTCGAATGAACATTTGCTCAACGAGGAGACCTCAAAAGTGAATGCGGAAAAGCCCGTCAAATCAAGAAAGAAGAGGAAGGGTTCAAGTTAA
- the LOC101248279 gene encoding 17.4 kDa class III heat shock protein yields MSSVVDVVSQLLFPESIERLVSPSRSNESRGTIPVDILDTPKEYIFYMDVPGLSKSDIQVSVEDEKTLVIRSNGKRKREESEEEGCKYVRLERNPPLKLMRKFKLPDYCNVSAITAKCENGVLTVVVEKMPPPSKAKTVKVAVS; encoded by the exons ATGAGCTCTGTTGTGGATGTAGTGAGCCAACTTCTCTTTCCAGAATCCATTGAGAGGCTTGTGAGTCCTTCTAGGTCAAATGAGAGTAGGGGTACCATTCCCGTGGACATTCTGGATACCCCAAAAGAGTACATTTTTTATATGGATGTTCCTGGTTTATCCAAATCTGACATACAG GTGAGTGTGGAAGATGAGAAGACGCTGGTGATACGAAGCAACGGGAAGAGGAAGCGCGAGGAGAGTGAAGAAGAGGGATGCAAGTACGTGAGGTTGGAGAGGAATCCACCCCTCAAACTGATGAGGAAGTTCAAGCTGCCCGATTACTGCAATGTTTCTGCTATTACTGCCAAATGCGAGAATGGGGTGTTAACTGTTGTAGTTGAAAAGATGCCTCCACCATCTAAGGCGAAGACTGTTAAAGTTGCAGTTTCatga